A single genomic interval of Oceanithermus profundus DSM 14977 harbors:
- the napA gene encoding nitrate reductase catalytic subunit NapA — MESSKPKKKHEALSTDRRSLLKAAAASAAAAAAGLSVAQGGTNEAEKDWRWDKAVCRFCGTGCGVMVATKNDRIVAVKGDPLAPVNRGLNCIKGYFLAKIMYGKDRLTRPLLRVNSKGEFDKKGEFKPVSWKKAFEVMADQFKKAYGELGPTGIAFFGSGQYTIQEGFAASKLIKAGFRSNNIDPNARHCMASAVAAFIQTFGIDEPAGCYDDIELTDSFVLWGSNMAENHPVLWARVIDRKLSAPDRVKVAVLSTYQHMNADMADLAIIFKPHTDLAIQNYILREILYNHPDAIDRDFVDKYTTYATGYVDIGYGMRSDPNHPKYSDKERETMQKELAKTVSEAEAKALAFLGLKPGDKLEMKHRAAAGAHWQIAFEDLKKALEPYTLDFVAELAKGDPDEPLESFKKKLQELVQIFVEQGRKVVSFWTMGFNQHTRGTWVNEQVYAIHLLLGKHAKPGSGAFSLTGQPSACGTAREVGTFAHRLPSDMVVANPKHREIAEKIWRVPEGTINPKVGANFVQIMRDLEDGKIKWAWVHVNNPWQNTANANHWVKAAREMDNFIVVSEVYPGISTKVADLILPTAMIYEKWGAYGNSERRTQHWRQQVTPPGMAMPDIWQYMEFSKFFKLKEVWKEHKLPDGTVLPDVLDKAKAMGYDPEQTLFDVLFNHPELRKFAWPDPIGEGFLNTEAVGDGRAIQDAEGKPFKGYGFFVQKALWEEYRQFTLGTGHDLADFDTYHRVRGLRWPVVDGKETPWRFNTKYDPFARKANPGGEFAFYGKAKKKIPKGNLFGPEAGTSVDLTNRAKIFFRPYMDPPEMPDDRYPFWLVTGRVLEHWHSGTMTMRVPELYRAVPEALVYMNPEDAKKIGVKDGQFVWVESRRGKVKARASTRGRNRPPKGLIFVPWFDERVLINKVTNDQRCPISKQTDYKKAAVKVYPA; from the coding sequence ATGGAATCGTCGAAGCCGAAGAAGAAACACGAAGCCCTCTCCACCGACCGACGCAGCCTGCTCAAGGCCGCGGCGGCCAGTGCCGCGGCCGCGGCTGCGGGGCTCTCGGTCGCGCAGGGAGGAACGAACGAGGCCGAGAAGGACTGGCGCTGGGACAAGGCCGTCTGCCGCTTCTGCGGGACCGGCTGCGGGGTCATGGTGGCCACCAAGAACGACCGCATCGTTGCGGTTAAGGGGGACCCGCTGGCCCCGGTGAACCGCGGCCTGAACTGCATCAAGGGCTACTTCCTGGCGAAGATCATGTACGGCAAGGACCGCCTCACCCGCCCCCTGCTGCGCGTCAACAGTAAGGGCGAGTTCGACAAGAAGGGCGAGTTCAAGCCGGTCTCCTGGAAGAAGGCCTTCGAGGTCATGGCCGATCAATTCAAGAAGGCCTACGGCGAGTTGGGCCCCACCGGGATCGCCTTCTTCGGTTCGGGCCAGTACACCATCCAGGAGGGCTTCGCCGCCAGCAAGCTCATCAAGGCGGGGTTCCGTTCCAACAACATCGACCCCAACGCCCGCCACTGCATGGCCAGCGCCGTCGCCGCCTTCATCCAGACCTTCGGCATCGACGAGCCCGCCGGCTGCTACGACGACATCGAGCTCACCGACAGCTTCGTGCTCTGGGGTTCGAACATGGCGGAGAACCACCCGGTCCTCTGGGCGCGGGTGATCGACCGCAAGCTGTCGGCGCCCGACCGGGTCAAGGTCGCCGTGCTCTCGACCTACCAGCACATGAACGCCGACATGGCGGACCTGGCCATCATCTTCAAGCCCCACACCGACCTGGCCATCCAGAACTACATCCTGCGCGAGATCCTCTACAACCACCCCGACGCCATCGACCGCGACTTCGTCGACAAGTACACCACCTACGCCACCGGCTACGTCGACATCGGCTACGGCATGCGCTCGGATCCGAACCACCCGAAGTACTCGGACAAAGAGCGCGAGACGATGCAGAAGGAGCTGGCCAAGACGGTCTCCGAGGCCGAGGCCAAGGCGCTCGCCTTCCTGGGGCTGAAGCCGGGCGACAAGCTGGAGATGAAGCACCGCGCCGCTGCGGGCGCGCACTGGCAGATCGCCTTCGAAGACCTCAAGAAGGCACTCGAGCCCTACACCCTCGACTTCGTCGCCGAGCTGGCCAAGGGCGACCCCGACGAGCCGCTCGAGAGCTTCAAGAAGAAGCTCCAGGAGCTCGTGCAGATCTTCGTCGAGCAGGGCCGCAAGGTGGTCAGCTTCTGGACGATGGGCTTCAACCAGCACACCCGCGGCACCTGGGTCAACGAGCAGGTCTACGCCATCCACCTGCTCCTCGGCAAGCACGCCAAGCCGGGCTCGGGCGCCTTCAGCCTCACCGGCCAGCCCTCCGCCTGCGGCACCGCGCGTGAGGTCGGCACCTTCGCCCACCGCCTGCCCTCGGACATGGTCGTGGCCAACCCCAAGCACCGCGAGATCGCCGAAAAGATCTGGCGCGTTCCCGAGGGGACGATCAACCCCAAGGTGGGGGCCAACTTCGTGCAGATCATGCGCGACCTCGAGGACGGCAAGATCAAGTGGGCCTGGGTGCACGTCAACAACCCCTGGCAGAACACCGCCAACGCCAACCACTGGGTCAAGGCCGCCCGCGAGATGGACAACTTCATCGTCGTCTCCGAGGTCTACCCGGGCATTTCGACCAAGGTGGCCGACCTGATCCTGCCCACGGCGATGATCTACGAGAAGTGGGGCGCCTACGGCAACTCCGAGCGCCGCACCCAGCACTGGCGTCAGCAGGTCACCCCGCCGGGCATGGCCATGCCCGACATCTGGCAGTACATGGAGTTCTCCAAGTTCTTCAAGCTGAAGGAGGTCTGGAAGGAGCACAAGCTGCCCGACGGCACCGTGCTCCCCGACGTGCTCGACAAGGCCAAGGCCATGGGGTACGACCCCGAGCAGACCCTCTTCGACGTCCTTTTCAACCACCCCGAGCTGCGCAAGTTCGCCTGGCCCGACCCCATCGGCGAAGGCTTCCTCAACACCGAGGCCGTGGGCGACGGCCGCGCCATCCAGGACGCCGAGGGCAAGCCTTTCAAGGGCTACGGCTTCTTCGTGCAGAAGGCGCTTTGGGAGGAGTACCGCCAGTTCACGCTGGGCACCGGGCACGACCTCGCCGACTTCGACACCTACCACCGCGTGCGCGGCCTCCGCTGGCCGGTGGTCGACGGCAAGGAGACCCCCTGGCGCTTCAACACCAAGTACGACCCCTTCGCGCGCAAGGCCAACCCCGGCGGCGAGTTCGCCTTCTACGGCAAGGCCAAGAAGAAGATCCCCAAGGGCAACCTCTTCGGGCCCGAGGCGGGCACCTCGGTCGACCTGACCAACCGCGCCAAGATCTTCTTCCGCCCCTACATGGATCCCCCCGAGATGCCCGACGACCGCTACCCCTTCTGGCTGGTCACGGGCCGCGTGCTCGAGCACTGGCACTCCGGCACGATGACGATGCGCGTGCCCGAGCTCTACCGCGCCGTGCCCGAGGCGCTCGTGTACATGAACCCCGAGGACGCCAAGAAGATCGGGGTGAAGGACGGGCAGTTCGTCTGGGTGGAGAGCCGCCGCGGCAAGGTCAAGGCGCGCGCCTCCACGCGCGGCCGCAACCGCCCGCCCAAGGGGCTGATCTTCGTGCCCTGGTTCGACGAGCGCGTGCTCATCAACAAGGTCACCAACGATCAGCGCTGCCCCATCTCCAAGCAAACCGACTACAAGAAGGCGGCGGTGAAGGTCTACCCCGCCTAG
- the napG gene encoding ferredoxin-type protein NapG, with amino-acid sequence MHEVDKTRRRMIFRTLQGVTLTAVGGAFWAGFVHENAQADLVLRPPGALPEDDFLATCIRCGLCVSDCPYDTLRLGAYGDDVPVGTPYFKPREVPCYLCEDIPCAAACPTGALDLLGLTDEEGELDVSRSRMGVAVVDYNNCIAARGLRCDACVRACPYIGDAIFVDTRRNPRTGKHAMLVPVVDADYCTGCGLCEHACVTEKASILVLPRDVALGKAGEHYDLPAPNFTPEVPENEI; translated from the coding sequence GTGCACGAGGTCGACAAAACCCGCCGCCGCATGATCTTCCGCACGCTGCAAGGGGTGACCCTTACCGCGGTGGGCGGCGCCTTCTGGGCGGGTTTCGTGCACGAGAACGCACAGGCGGACCTGGTGCTCAGGCCCCCCGGCGCCCTGCCCGAGGACGACTTCCTGGCGACCTGCATCCGTTGCGGCCTCTGCGTCAGCGACTGTCCCTACGACACGCTGCGGCTGGGGGCTTACGGCGACGACGTGCCCGTGGGCACGCCCTACTTCAAGCCGCGCGAGGTGCCCTGCTACCTCTGCGAGGACATCCCCTGCGCGGCGGCCTGCCCCACGGGCGCGCTCGACCTGCTGGGCCTCACCGACGAAGAGGGCGAGCTCGACGTCAGCCGTTCGCGCATGGGGGTGGCCGTCGTCGACTACAACAACTGCATCGCCGCGCGCGGCCTGCGCTGCGACGCCTGCGTGCGCGCCTGCCCTTACATCGGCGACGCCATCTTCGTCGACACCCGGCGCAACCCGCGCACGGGCAAGCACGCCATGCTGGTGCCCGTCGTCGACGCCGACTACTGCACCGGGTGCGGCCTGTGCGAGCACGCCTGCGTGACCGAGAAGGCCTCGATCCTCGTGCTGCCGCGCGACGTGGCGCTGGGCAAGGCCGGCGAACACTACGACCTGCCCGCACCCAACTTCACGCCGGAGGTGCCCGAGAATGAAATCTAG
- the napH gene encoding quinol dehydrogenase ferredoxin subunit NapH, whose protein sequence is MKSRLRYVYDHYRFLILRRTLQLGILLLFFGANAWGWSLLVGDLSSSRILNTVPLADPLAVLQLLLAGGALAGQVLVGALIVLVAYALIGRAFCSWVCPVNLITDLAEWVRNRLGFREPPLMYLNRNLRYVVLAMVLVLSLLLSLPVFEFVSPIAAASRGVAFGMGMGWALLLAIFLFDLFVVRHGYCGHICPLGAFYSLTSRFRRVRVRHEKDSCTLCGLCFNACPEPHVLNLIGKHDGTVNNPECTNCFRCVEVCDDDALFVSLSGGWSK, encoded by the coding sequence ATGAAATCTAGGCTGCGCTACGTCTACGACCACTACCGCTTCCTCATCCTGCGGCGTACGTTGCAGCTGGGCATCTTGCTGCTCTTCTTCGGCGCCAACGCCTGGGGCTGGAGCCTGCTCGTGGGCGACCTGAGCAGCTCGCGGATCCTGAACACGGTGCCGCTCGCCGATCCGCTGGCGGTGCTGCAGCTCCTGCTCGCGGGCGGCGCGCTCGCCGGCCAGGTGCTCGTGGGGGCGTTGATCGTGCTCGTGGCCTATGCGCTGATCGGCCGGGCGTTCTGTTCCTGGGTCTGTCCGGTGAACCTGATCACCGACCTGGCCGAGTGGGTGCGGAACCGCCTGGGCTTTCGCGAGCCGCCGCTGATGTACCTCAACCGCAACCTGCGCTACGTCGTGCTCGCGATGGTGCTGGTGCTGAGCCTGCTGCTCTCGCTGCCGGTCTTCGAGTTCGTGAGCCCGATCGCCGCGGCGTCGCGCGGCGTCGCCTTCGGCATGGGCATGGGGTGGGCGCTGCTGCTCGCGATCTTCCTCTTCGACCTCTTCGTGGTGCGCCACGGCTACTGCGGCCACATCTGCCCGCTGGGCGCGTTCTACAGCCTCACCTCGCGCTTCCGCAGGGTGCGCGTGCGCCACGAGAAGGACAGCTGCACCCTGTGCGGGCTTTGCTTCAACGCCTGCCCCGAACCCCACGTGCTGAACCTGATCGGCAAGCACGACGGCACGGTCAACAACCCCGAGTGCACCAACTGCTTCCGCTGCGTCGAGGTCTGCGACGACGACGCCCTGTTCGTGAGCCTGAGTGGAGGATGGTCAAAATGA
- a CDS encoding nitrate reductase cytochrome c-type subunit gives MKAMVLLLGLFVVAVLAFLVYDATAKKTSPAPPATATAVEQPASTANAPAEAATPSAESTGAGIRSSDLLTSGSEELPVPTTNAPAPGSAERLPRAYENAPPQIPHSIEGLVPITLGNNACLSCHLPGVAENVGATPLPPTHIKMDLFSDSEGKKVPVDPARYACTQCHTPQADVQPPVPNEFQPEFRNPELKNKSNLDQQWNEGVQ, from the coding sequence ATGAAAGCGATGGTCTTGTTGTTGGGTCTTTTCGTGGTGGCGGTGCTGGCCTTCTTGGTCTACGACGCCACCGCCAAGAAAACCTCGCCCGCGCCGCCAGCGACGGCGACCGCCGTGGAGCAGCCGGCGTCCACGGCGAACGCGCCCGCGGAAGCGGCGACCCCGTCCGCCGAATCGACGGGGGCCGGCATCCGCAGCAGCGACCTGCTGACGTCGGGGAGCGAGGAGCTGCCGGTGCCCACCACCAACGCGCCGGCCCCGGGCAGCGCCGAGCGCCTGCCGCGCGCCTACGAGAACGCTCCCCCGCAGATCCCGCACTCCATCGAGGGCCTGGTGCCCATCACCCTGGGCAACAACGCCTGCCTGAGCTGCCACCTGCCGGGCGTCGCCGAGAACGTCGGGGCCACGCCGCTGCCGCCGACCCACATCAAGATGGACCTCTTCTCGGACAGCGAGGGCAAGAAGGTCCCCGTCGACCCTGCCCGCTACGCCTGCACCCAGTGCCACACGCCGCAGGCCGACGTGCAGCCCCCGGTGCCCAACGAGTTCCAGCCCGAGTTCCGCAACCCCGAGCTCAAGAACAAGTCCAACCTGGACCAGCAGTGGAACGAGGGGGTTCAGTAG
- a CDS encoding 4Fe-4S dicluster domain-containing protein produces the protein MKRRAFLARLAPKSGRRVLPPYTTTETDFSPCLNCSGPCVTACEEETGVLVRDAAGRPFLDFQRAGCTFCRACLDACPEGVLEGPGRSPLAQVWIETGACLAHRGVVCVACKQACPEDAVTFEGMMRPRINEACTGCGLCVPACPVEAVAWSG, from the coding sequence GTGAAGCGGCGCGCCTTCCTGGCCCGGCTCGCACCCAAGTCGGGGAGGCGCGTCCTCCCGCCCTACACCACGACGGAGACCGACTTTTCCCCCTGTCTGAACTGCAGCGGGCCCTGCGTAACGGCCTGTGAGGAGGAGACGGGCGTGCTCGTGCGCGACGCCGCGGGACGCCCGTTCCTCGACTTTCAACGGGCGGGCTGCACCTTCTGCCGCGCCTGCCTGGACGCCTGCCCGGAAGGGGTGCTGGAAGGGCCGGGGCGGTCGCCGCTGGCGCAGGTGTGGATCGAAACCGGCGCCTGCCTGGCCCACCGCGGGGTGGTCTGCGTGGCCTGCAAGCAGGCCTGCCCGGAAGACGCGGTAACCTTTGAGGGGATGATGCGGCCGCGGATCAACGAAGCCTGCACCGGATGCGGGTTGTGCGTGCCCGCCTGCCCCGTGGAGGCGGTGGCGTGGTCCGGATAG
- a CDS encoding chaperone NapD translates to MNVSGLVVRVNPERFAQVLEVLEAAPWAEVYTHDGESKLVVVIEAEDTAAEMAVYRTIEGVEGVLSVELAYSYSEELENARDELEVQDGVPEVLSDEVPADRVRYGGDVRTLLKEHLEKLQD, encoded by the coding sequence ATGAACGTATCGGGACTGGTGGTGCGCGTGAACCCCGAGCGGTTCGCACAGGTTCTGGAAGTGCTGGAGGCCGCGCCGTGGGCCGAGGTTTACACCCACGACGGCGAGAGCAAGCTGGTCGTCGTGATCGAGGCCGAGGACACCGCGGCGGAGATGGCCGTCTACCGCACGATCGAGGGCGTGGAGGGCGTGCTCTCGGTGGAGCTTGCCTACAGCTACAGCGAGGAACTGGAAAACGCCCGCGACGAGCTGGAGGTCCAGGACGGGGTGCCCGAGGTGCTCTCGGACGAGGTCCCGGCCGACCGGGTGCGCTACGGCGGCGACGTGCGCACCCTGCTCAAGGAGCACCTGGAAAAGCTGCAGGACTGA
- a CDS encoding carbonic anhydrase, whose protein sequence is MPEPTNRFSADEALARLREGHRRFLQRLHSDAAPASLSLPRAHRPVAAVVGCADARVAPETLFDAPLGELFVVRSAGQMAGAAGVASLEFAVGSLGVPLVVVLGHTQCGALKAAVEGGAGLPEQLARLVRELRAGLPPDVGDADAAAPLQVRRVLSDLLAASPLLAQEAAAGRLRLEGAVYDVTNGDLRWL, encoded by the coding sequence ATGCCCGAGCCGACGAACCGCTTCTCCGCCGACGAAGCCCTCGCCCGCCTGCGCGAAGGGCACCGACGCTTCCTGCAGCGGCTGCACAGCGACGCGGCGCCCGCCTCCCTGTCGCTGCCGCGGGCGCACCGCCCCGTAGCCGCGGTGGTGGGCTGCGCCGACGCCCGGGTGGCCCCTGAGACCCTCTTCGACGCCCCCCTCGGCGAGCTCTTCGTGGTCCGCAGCGCCGGCCAGATGGCGGGTGCGGCCGGGGTCGCCAGCCTCGAGTTCGCCGTCGGCAGCCTCGGGGTGCCGCTCGTCGTGGTGCTGGGGCACACCCAGTGCGGCGCCCTCAAGGCCGCCGTCGAGGGCGGCGCCGGACTGCCCGAACAGCTGGCCCGGCTGGTGCGCGAACTGCGCGCCGGCCTTCCTCCCGACGTCGGCGACGCCGACGCGGCGGCCCCTCTGCAGGTGCGGCGGGTCCTGAGCGACCTCCTGGCCGCTTCCCCGCTGCTGGCGCAGGAGGCCGCAGCCGGCCGGCTGCGGCTGGAAGGCGCCGTCTACGACGTGACGAACGGCGACCTGCGCTGGCTTTGA